TGTCGTAGGCGGACTCGCGGTGCAGCAGGATCACCATGTCGGCGTCCTGCTCGAGCGAGCCGGACTCGCGCAGGTCGGCGATCTGCGGCTTCTTGTCGACGCGCTGCTCGGGGCCGCGGTTGAGCTGCGAGAGCGCGATGACCGGCACCTGCAGCTCCTTCGCGAGGAGCTTGAGCGCACGCGAGAACTCCGAGACCTCCTGCTGGCGGCTCTCGACCTTCTTTCCCGAGGTCATGAGCTGCAGGTAGTCGATGACGATGAGCTTGAGGCCCACCTGCTGCTTGAGGCGTCGGCACTTGGCGCGGATCTCGACGAGCGTCATGTTGGGGCTGTCGTCGATGTAGAGGGGAGCGTCGGCGATGCGTCCGCGCGTGGATGCGAGGGTCGTCCAGTCCTCGCTGCGCACGTCTCCCTTGCGGAGCTTCTGCAGGAAGATGTTCGACTCGGCCGAGAGCAGACGCATGGCGATCTCGGACCGGCCCATCTCGAGCGAGAAGAACACGCTGGGCATGCCGTGGGTGATCGACGCGGCGCGGGCGAAGTCGAGCGCGAGGGTCGACTTTCCGAGCGCGGGGCGCGCGGCGATGAGGATGAGCTGGCCGGGGTGCAGGCCGTTCGTCATCTCGTCGAGCTCGCTGAAGCCCGTCGGCACTCCGACCATCTGGTCGCCGCGGCCGCTCGCGTGCTCGATCTCCTCGGTCGCCGCCTCGATCGCCGTGACGAGGGGCACGTAGTCCTCGGCCTGCACGCCGCCGGCGACGCCGTAAATCTCGGCCTGTGCGTGGTTGACGAGGTCGGTGACCTCGCCCTCGCTCGCGTAGCCCATCTGCACGATGCGGGTGCCCGCCTCGACGAGGCGGCGCAGCACGGCCTTCTCGGCGACGATCGACGCGTAGTAGCCGGCGTTCGCGGCGGTGGGCACGAGGCCCGTGAGCGTGTGCAGGTACTCGGGTCCGCCTGCGCGCTGCAGGTTGCCCGACTTCGTGAGCTCGTCGGTGACGGCGATGACGTCGGTGGGCTCGCCGTGCGAGTAGAGGGTGAGGATCGCGTCGAAGATCACCTCGTGCTTCGGCACGTAGAAGTCGGCGCCGCGCACGACCTCGAGCACGTCGGCCACC
The Protaetiibacter sp. SSC-01 genome window above contains:
- the dnaB gene encoding replicative DNA helicase, with amino-acid sequence MSIAHLGLAPEPERQRDGWQGERTPPHDLLAEQSAIGGMLLSKDAVADVLEVVRGADFYVPKHEVIFDAILTLYSHGEPTDVIAVTDELTKSGNLQRAGGPEYLHTLTGLVPTAANAGYYASIVAEKAVLRRLVEAGTRIVQMGYASEGEVTDLVNHAQAEIYGVAGGVQAEDYVPLVTAIEAATEEIEHASGRGDQMVGVPTGFSELDEMTNGLHPGQLILIAARPALGKSTLALDFARAASITHGMPSVFFSLEMGRSEIAMRLLSAESNIFLQKLRKGDVRSEDWTTLASTRGRIADAPLYIDDSPNMTLVEIRAKCRRLKQQVGLKLIVIDYLQLMTSGKKVESRQQEVSEFSRALKLLAKELQVPVIALSQLNRGPEQRVDKKPQIADLRESGSLEQDADMVILLHRESAYDKESSRPGEADLIVAKHRNGPTGTVTVAFQGAFSRFADMAPAV